A genomic segment from Salvia splendens isolate huo1 chromosome 13, SspV2, whole genome shotgun sequence encodes:
- the LOC121759972 gene encoding mitochondrial import receptor subunit TOM9-2: protein MSSDAGILSRISSSVSESPIVYKGKKAASDTAFVASKLLKSTGKAAWIVGTTFLVLVVPLIIEMDREAQFNELELQQASLLGSPN, encoded by the exons ATGTCATCCGACGCCGGAATCCTCTCGCGCATCTCCTCCTCCGTCTCGGAGTCTCCTATCGTCTACAAAGGCAAGAAGGCGGCCTCCGACACCGCCTTTGTCGCCTCCAAACTCCTCAAGAGCACCGGAAAAGCCGCTTGGATCGTCGGCACCACCTTCCTCGTTCTCGTCGTCCCCCTCATTATTGAAATGGACCGTGAGGCTCAGTTCAACGAGCTCGAGCTGCAGCAGGCTAGCTTGCTTGGTTCCCCTAA TTAA